One stretch of Streptomyces sp. NBC_01363 DNA includes these proteins:
- a CDS encoding DUF2252 domain-containing protein: MGDIEATVPVQRSVSGDPRIPVVPGFARRAAGTGGGAERPSRKAGKAVRERVPRASHAFLDLPAGRPDAVRAVEESSLGRVPSLAPIRVGRMAATPFAFLRGSAGLMAHDLVGTPVSGVGAQLCGDAHAANFGLYGDARGSLVIDLNDFDETVFGPWEWDLKRLATSLVLAGREAGADEETCRQGAYDTVGAYRRTMRLLAKLPARDAWNAIADEELVSHTDARDLLGTLERVSEKARNNTSARFAAKSTEDSGDGGRRFIDAPPVLRRVPDEEAAAVAAGLGEYLGTISEDRVPLLARYAIHDVAFRVVGTGSVGTRSYVVLLLDHRGEPLVLQVKEARPSVLAPYLPAVGFDVPEVAHEGRRVVLGQKRMQVVSDILLGWATVDGRPFQVRQFRNRKGSVDPAALAADQVDDYGRMTGALLARAHAHSADPRLIAGYCGKNEELDEAVAAFAVTYADRTEADHAELVRAIGSGRIAAELGV; this comes from the coding sequence ATGGGTGACATCGAAGCGACAGTGCCGGTTCAGCGGTCTGTGTCGGGTGATCCGCGCATTCCGGTCGTGCCCGGATTCGCGCGGAGGGCGGCCGGGACGGGCGGGGGCGCGGAGCGGCCGTCGAGGAAGGCGGGCAAAGCGGTGCGGGAGCGGGTGCCCAGGGCCTCGCACGCATTCCTGGACCTTCCGGCCGGGCGGCCCGACGCGGTGCGGGCGGTCGAGGAGTCGAGCCTGGGCAGAGTGCCCTCCCTCGCCCCGATCCGGGTGGGGCGGATGGCGGCCACCCCCTTTGCCTTTCTGCGTGGCTCGGCCGGATTGATGGCCCATGATCTGGTGGGCACGCCGGTCAGCGGGGTGGGTGCCCAGCTCTGCGGCGATGCGCACGCGGCCAATTTCGGGCTGTACGGCGATGCGAGGGGCAGCCTGGTCATCGATCTGAACGACTTCGACGAGACCGTGTTCGGCCCGTGGGAGTGGGACCTCAAGCGTCTGGCCACCTCGCTGGTGCTTGCGGGGCGTGAGGCCGGGGCGGACGAGGAGACCTGCCGGCAGGGCGCGTACGACACGGTGGGCGCGTACCGGCGGACGATGCGGCTGCTGGCCAAACTGCCCGCGCGCGACGCCTGGAACGCCATCGCGGACGAGGAGTTGGTCTCGCACACGGACGCGCGGGATCTCCTCGGCACTCTGGAGCGGGTCTCGGAGAAGGCCCGTAACAACACCAGCGCCCGCTTCGCGGCCAAGTCCACCGAGGATTCCGGGGACGGCGGACGCCGCTTCATCGACGCGCCGCCGGTGCTGCGACGGGTGCCGGACGAGGAGGCCGCGGCGGTCGCGGCGGGACTCGGCGAATACCTGGGCACGATCTCGGAGGACCGGGTTCCGCTCCTCGCCCGGTACGCGATCCACGACGTGGCGTTCCGGGTGGTCGGTACCGGGAGCGTCGGCACCCGGTCGTACGTGGTGCTTCTGCTCGATCACCGCGGTGAGCCCCTGGTGCTGCAGGTGAAGGAGGCGCGGCCCTCCGTGCTGGCGCCGTACTTGCCAGCTGTCGGCTTCGACGTTCCGGAGGTGGCGCACGAGGGGCGCCGAGTAGTGCTCGGGCAGAAGCGGATGCAGGTCGTCAGCGACATCCTGCTGGGCTGGGCGACGGTGGACGGACGCCCGTTCCAAGTAAGGCAGTTCAGGAACCGCAAGGGCAGCGTGGATCCGGCGGCGCTGGCGGCCGATCAGGTCGACGACTACGGCCGGATGACCGGTGCGCTGCTGGCACGTGCCCACGCGCACAGCGCGGATCCGCGACTGATCGCGGGCTACTGCGGCAAGAACGAGGAACTGGACGAGGCGGTGGCGGCGTTCGCGGTGACCTACGCGGACCGTACGGAGGCGGACCACGCGGAGTTGGTGCGGGCCATCGGTTCGGGGCGGATAGCCGCCGAACTGGGCGTCTGA
- a CDS encoding J domain-containing protein has product MTHEAAGVPTTRNDDDQQDNDRQREQHARNEQYGQGEPPEQHGRPAGAGTDTGAGPGAGVEGGSGTAAGSAGDGAPDEAAGGDAGGGTGGRAEGERPEARLAKAVRAAEQALIEFEIAVETFRVEVENFSRLHHQKLGPMYTRLDELDAQIAEARAARTGDPEDIRKAQEARAIVMPMPGVDELFHDWIDSDGLSPEAAAMLTEQPVRPPKRVRPTEEARKLYRDLARQAHPDLAQDETERARRDEFIARVNAAYGRGDEALLIELAQEWAAGPVAPEAELSESEELYARLNWLTQRKELLTVLAQELEESAIGAMLRMAPDDPDRLLDEIAEQLLGEVAQREAELASMVQ; this is encoded by the coding sequence GTGACCCACGAAGCCGCCGGGGTGCCGACCACCCGGAACGACGATGACCAGCAGGACAACGACCGGCAGCGCGAGCAGCATGCCCGGAACGAGCAGTACGGGCAGGGCGAGCCGCCAGAGCAGCACGGTCGGCCGGCCGGTGCCGGTACGGACACCGGCGCCGGTCCTGGGGCCGGTGTCGAAGGTGGCTCCGGCACCGCCGCGGGCAGCGCCGGAGACGGGGCTCCCGACGAGGCAGCGGGCGGGGACGCCGGCGGGGGGACGGGCGGTCGTGCTGAGGGGGAGCGGCCCGAGGCCCGGCTCGCGAAGGCGGTTCGGGCGGCGGAGCAGGCGCTGATCGAGTTCGAGATCGCGGTGGAGACCTTCCGGGTCGAGGTCGAGAACTTCTCCCGGCTGCATCACCAGAAGCTCGGGCCCATGTACACCCGCCTCGACGAGCTGGATGCGCAGATCGCGGAGGCTCGGGCCGCCAGGACGGGCGATCCGGAGGACATCCGCAAGGCGCAGGAGGCACGGGCGATCGTCATGCCGATGCCGGGCGTCGACGAGCTGTTTCACGACTGGATCGACTCCGACGGGCTGTCCCCCGAGGCCGCGGCGATGCTGACCGAGCAGCCGGTCCGGCCGCCCAAGCGGGTCCGGCCGACCGAGGAGGCGCGCAAGCTCTACCGCGACCTGGCACGCCAGGCCCACCCGGACCTGGCGCAGGACGAGACGGAGCGGGCCCGCCGGGACGAGTTCATCGCCCGCGTGAACGCCGCGTACGGGCGGGGGGACGAGGCTCTCCTGATCGAGTTGGCGCAGGAATGGGCGGCGGGTCCGGTGGCTCCGGAGGCGGAGCTCAGTGAGAGCGAGGAGCTCTACGCCCGGCTGAACTGGCTGACCCAGCGCAAGGAACTTCTGACGGTGCTCGCCCAGGAGCTGGAGGAGAGCGCCATCGGGGCCATGCTGCGGATGGCGCCGGACGATCCGGACCGGCTGCTCGACGAGATCGCCGAGCAGCTGCTGGGCGAGGTCGCGCAGCGCGAGGCGGAGCTGGCGTCCATGGTGCAGTAG
- a CDS encoding rhodanese-like domain-containing protein: protein MNFAPLPSVDVAAVPSDGFVLDVREDNEWAAGHVEGALHIPMSDFVARFGELTEAADDGRRVHVMCRVGGRSAQVTQYLVQQGIDAVNIDGGMLAWDGAGRPMVADDGNPAFVL from the coding sequence ATGAATTTCGCCCCGCTGCCCTCGGTGGATGTCGCGGCGGTGCCGTCGGACGGCTTTGTGCTGGACGTCCGGGAGGACAACGAGTGGGCGGCCGGGCATGTCGAGGGCGCTCTGCACATCCCGATGAGTGACTTCGTGGCCCGCTTCGGTGAGCTGACCGAGGCCGCCGACGACGGCCGGCGCGTGCACGTGATGTGCCGGGTCGGTGGCCGGTCGGCCCAGGTCACCCAGTACCTGGTGCAGCAGGGCATCGACGCCGTGAACATCGACGGCGGGATGCTGGCCTGGGACGGCGCCGGACGCCCGATGGTCGCGGACGACGGCAACCCGGCCTTCGTGCTCTGA
- a CDS encoding acyl-CoA dehydrogenase family protein, which translates to MDFTFTEEQQAATEAARAVFSGVAPDGVPSPALVPGAVAEDIDRPLWARLAASDLLSLTLSPEHGGAGLDLVALCLVLRESAKVLARVPLLETCAVAMALQQYGDPRLAAQLLPKVGRGELVLTVGANGRSGHDPAELSVTARREATAGIVPTDEAPGTAVGDGAGDLVGWMLDGTQSAVPWAQAADWIAIPAHTGEGRAVVALIQTAQDGVTLAEQVSTSGERFAEVRLESVRIDGSALIDGAGAWEWLRALLTAGTCALALGLGEAVLAMTSEYTGKREQFGFPVATFQSVAVQAADRYIDLRAMEVTLWQAAWRISTGADGMLPAEGDIAVAKIWASDGVRRVVQTAQHLHGGFGADTDYPLHRFHAWAKQIELSLGPAAAHEEALGSLLAAHLLG; encoded by the coding sequence GTGGACTTCACCTTCACCGAGGAACAGCAGGCGGCCACGGAGGCAGCACGAGCGGTCTTCTCGGGAGTCGCACCGGACGGGGTTCCCAGCCCCGCTCTCGTGCCGGGCGCGGTGGCCGAGGACATCGACCGCCCGCTGTGGGCCCGGCTTGCCGCGAGCGATCTGCTGAGCCTGACGCTGTCGCCGGAGCACGGTGGGGCCGGGCTCGATCTCGTCGCGCTCTGCCTGGTGTTGCGCGAGTCAGCCAAGGTGCTCGCGAGAGTGCCGTTGCTGGAGACGTGCGCGGTCGCGATGGCGCTCCAGCAGTACGGAGACCCGCGGCTGGCCGCCCAGTTGCTGCCCAAGGTCGGCCGAGGGGAGCTGGTCCTCACCGTCGGGGCCAACGGCCGCTCCGGCCACGATCCGGCCGAACTCTCCGTCACCGCCCGCCGGGAGGCGACAGCAGGAATCGTCCCGACGGACGAAGCCCCCGGCACAGCCGTCGGCGACGGTGCCGGAGATCTTGTCGGCTGGATGCTCGACGGGACGCAGTCGGCGGTGCCGTGGGCGCAGGCCGCGGACTGGATCGCGATTCCGGCCCACACGGGCGAGGGCCGGGCGGTGGTCGCCCTGATCCAGACCGCCCAGGACGGCGTCACTCTGGCAGAGCAGGTCTCCACCAGCGGTGAACGGTTCGCCGAGGTCCGGCTGGAGTCGGTACGGATCGACGGCAGCGCGCTGATCGACGGAGCGGGGGCCTGGGAGTGGCTGCGCGCCCTCCTCACCGCCGGAACGTGCGCACTCGCACTCGGCCTGGGTGAGGCCGTGCTCGCCATGACGAGCGAATACACCGGCAAGCGTGAGCAGTTCGGCTTCCCGGTGGCGACCTTCCAGTCCGTCGCGGTACAGGCCGCGGACCGGTACATCGACCTACGGGCCATGGAAGTGACGCTCTGGCAGGCGGCCTGGCGGATCTCCACCGGAGCCGACGGGATGCTGCCTGCCGAGGGCGACATCGCCGTGGCGAAGATCTGGGCCTCGGACGGTGTCCGCCGGGTCGTGCAGACGGCACAGCATCTGCACGGCGGTTTCGGAGCGGACACGGACTATCCGCTGCACCGCTTTCACGCCTGGGCCAAGCAGATCGAGTTGTCCCTCGGTCCGGCAGCGGCACACGAGGAGGCACTGGGCAGCCTTCTGGCCGCACACCTCCTCGGCTGA
- a CDS encoding 2Fe-2S iron-sulfur cluster-binding protein, which produces MFHPLRVRTIERLTDDSVAVTLAVPPELRETFRHKPGQHLNVRYTVDGEEIRRSYSICSPATEEPADPVLRVGIRLVDGGVFSTYALKELAVGDLVEAMPPMGRFVLAPRAGHFAAIVGGSGITPVLSIAATLLAREPDAQFCLIRSDRTALSTMFLDEVADLKDRYPDRFQLVTVLSREEQQAGLPSGRLDRDRLTELLPALLPVTEVDGWYLCGPFGLIQAADQALRGLGIDRPRIHQEIFHVDDGPGTSVRPRTETPAHSRLTATLDGRSGTWPVEEGESLLETVLRSRADAPYACKGGVCGTCRAFLVSGDVRMDRNFALEPEETDAGYVLACQSHPATPEVELDFDR; this is translated from the coding sequence ATGTTCCATCCGCTCCGGGTCCGCACGATCGAACGGCTCACGGACGATTCGGTGGCTGTCACCCTCGCCGTGCCGCCCGAGTTGCGCGAGACCTTCCGCCACAAGCCCGGCCAGCACCTCAATGTGCGATACACGGTGGACGGCGAGGAGATTCGCCGCTCGTACTCGATCTGTTCCCCGGCCACCGAGGAACCGGCCGATCCGGTACTGCGTGTGGGCATTCGACTCGTCGACGGCGGCGTGTTCTCCACGTACGCCCTGAAGGAACTCGCCGTCGGTGACCTGGTCGAGGCAATGCCTCCGATGGGCCGCTTCGTGCTGGCGCCCCGCGCCGGACACTTCGCGGCGATCGTAGGCGGCAGCGGAATCACGCCGGTCCTGTCCATCGCGGCCACGCTGCTGGCACGGGAACCCGATGCCCAATTCTGCCTGATCCGCAGCGACCGGACAGCGCTCTCGACGATGTTCCTGGACGAGGTCGCCGACCTCAAGGACCGCTACCCCGACCGGTTCCAGCTGGTCACGGTGCTCTCCCGGGAGGAGCAGCAGGCAGGTCTCCCTTCCGGCCGGCTGGACCGGGACCGTCTCACCGAACTGCTGCCCGCGCTGCTACCGGTGACCGAGGTGGACGGCTGGTATCTCTGCGGGCCGTTCGGACTGATCCAGGCCGCGGACCAGGCGCTGCGCGGCCTCGGCATCGACCGGCCCCGCATCCACCAGGAGATCTTCCATGTGGACGACGGACCGGGCACATCCGTCCGTCCCCGGACCGAAACACCCGCTCACAGCAGGCTCACCGCCACCCTGGACGGCCGTTCCGGCACCTGGCCGGTGGAGGAGGGCGAATCGCTGCTGGAGACCGTGCTGCGCAGCCGCGCCGACGCACCGTACGCCTGCAAGGGCGGGGTGTGCGGGACCTGCCGGGCGTTCCTGGTCTCGGGCGACGTGCGGATGGACCGCAACTTCGCGCTGGAGCCCGAGGAGACAGATGCGGGTTATGTGCTGGCGTGCCAGTCGCATCCGGCCACCCCGGAGGTGGAGCTCGACTTCGACCGCTGA
- the paaD gene encoding 1,2-phenylacetyl-CoA epoxidase subunit PaaD — protein sequence MVTETVLEKELHRLAGSVPDPELPVLTLDELGVLRGVDVLAPGKVTVRLTPTYTGCPAIEAMSSDIERVLHDHGIPQVSVVTVLSPAWSTDDISAEGRRKLAEFGIAPPRPHDATTGAGGPVPLTLSVRCPHCGSTDTELLSRFSSTACKALRRCVTCREPFDHFKEL from the coding sequence ATGGTGACCGAGACCGTCCTGGAGAAGGAGCTGCACCGCCTCGCAGGCTCCGTACCCGATCCCGAACTGCCCGTGCTGACCCTGGACGAGCTGGGGGTGCTCCGGGGCGTGGATGTTCTCGCCCCCGGCAAGGTCACCGTGCGTCTCACCCCGACCTATACCGGCTGCCCTGCGATCGAGGCGATGTCCTCCGACATCGAGCGGGTGCTGCACGACCACGGCATACCGCAGGTCTCCGTGGTCACCGTGCTCTCACCGGCCTGGTCCACGGACGACATCAGCGCGGAAGGACGGCGCAAGCTGGCCGAGTTCGGCATAGCGCCCCCGCGCCCGCACGATGCCACGACCGGCGCGGGCGGTCCGGTGCCGCTCACGCTCTCGGTGCGCTGCCCGCACTGCGGCTCGACCGATACGGAGCTGCTGAGCCGGTTCTCCTCCACCGCGTGCAAGGCGCTGCGCCGCTGCGTGACATGCCGCGAACCGTTCGACCACTTCAAGGAGTTGTAG